A window of the Flavobacteriales bacterium genome harbors these coding sequences:
- a CDS encoding fused MFS/spermidine synthase has product MLSKISKKYLILAFVEGFAVMAVEMFSVRIISPFYGSSHTLWTSVLASTLFALAIGYFAGGYLAKGKDEPNRILLHLLLVASLFIVGMTFYSNYLMLFFYDYGFLSAVILSPLTILIFPLMFLGCTSPIIIKASSVNENLTGKVSGIIFTISTMGGILASFLFGLIIIPNFGVAIPATVLAVFVSTTALILLYKSERIVILIPFIVGLLGISLYVVRENVRPKLYGAHEVEMVAEGVLGQIKVVKTRFFDGNDKKRMVVNNVAQTNCAMIDGEAVSYWSYPHLISIFGSVIDEGSDALVLGFGSGSNVSELQKRNFKIDAVDLDKRLLQIAKDHFNFKEDKHNFIVDDARHYVQVTDKKYDLIVMDVLKGEVQPNYMLSIESFMALKNVMKEN; this is encoded by the coding sequence GTGCTAAGTAAAATTTCAAAAAAATATTTAATTCTTGCTTTCGTAGAGGGATTTGCTGTTATGGCGGTGGAGATGTTTAGTGTTAGAATTATTTCTCCTTTTTATGGTTCTTCACATACACTTTGGACATCGGTTCTTGCAAGTACTTTGTTTGCTTTGGCGATAGGTTATTTTGCTGGTGGTTATTTAGCCAAGGGCAAGGATGAACCTAATCGGATTCTTCTTCATCTTTTACTTGTGGCGTCGCTGTTCATAGTTGGAATGACGTTTTATTCTAACTATTTAATGCTGTTTTTTTATGATTATGGTTTCCTATCTGCCGTAATATTGAGCCCTTTAACGATTCTTATATTTCCTTTGATGTTTTTGGGTTGTACATCGCCAATTATTATAAAAGCGAGTAGTGTTAATGAGAATTTAACTGGAAAGGTATCAGGAATTATTTTTACTATTTCTACAATGGGAGGAATACTTGCCTCATTCCTTTTTGGTTTGATAATAATTCCCAATTTCGGAGTAGCTATTCCTGCCACAGTTCTTGCTGTCTTCGTTTCTACTACAGCACTTATCCTATTGTATAAGAGCGAGCGGATTGTAATATTGATACCTTTTATAGTTGGGCTGTTAGGTATAAGTCTTTATGTGGTGAGAGAAAATGTAAGGCCTAAGTTATATGGTGCACATGAGGTAGAAATGGTTGCAGAAGGAGTTTTAGGTCAGATTAAAGTAGTGAAGACCAGGTTTTTTGATGGAAACGATAAAAAGAGAATGGTTGTTAATAATGTTGCTCAAACCAATTGTGCAATGATTGATGGGGAGGCAGTTTCATATTGGAGTTATCCGCATTTAATATCAATTTTCGGAAGTGTTATAGATGAGGGATCTGATGCTCTAGTTCTGGGGTTTGGAAGCGGAAGCAATGTAAGTGAGCTTCAGAAAAGAAATTTTAAAATTGATGCGGTTGATTTAGACAAAAGACTCCTTCAGATAGCTAAAGATCATTTTAATTTCAAAGAAGACAAGCATAATTTTATTGTCGACGATGCTAGACACTATGTACAAGTCACGGATAAAAAATACGATCTAATTGTAATGGATGTGTTGAAAGGTGAGGTACAGCCAAATTATATGCTGTCGATTGAAAGCTTTATGGCCCTGAAGAATGTGATGAAAGAAAATG